A part of Asterias rubens chromosome 14, eAstRub1.3, whole genome shotgun sequence genomic DNA contains:
- the LOC117299486 gene encoding leucine-rich repeat-containing protein 72-like, translating to MSIHKLAVFQDEKSIGNAVSADTLVKLEMEANGMRKNLDVTQLFLAHKNLETVCSFGSFKHLNELWLNGNRLRHVTCLKDNLRISHLFLQDNELVSISGTIGHLSCLQVLMLHNNQLSKLEETVNEMKKMQALHTLNLYHNPVAQEYDYRLFVIFNIPTLKLLDREEVHGCETSEAERHFKPDKKQAKDSVAFGRRRSKSAVTDAVGSMNASKAKIHTTLAGDSITQSDIENSQQLSDIKGGRRRSAMQYSHFDWSKVPLAQERRTNKTFDTSSKAQIVTVRFR from the exons ATGTCGATACATAAATTGGCCGTTTTTCAAGATGAAAAGAGCATTGGGAATGCTGTTTCCGCCGACACG CTGGTTAAACTGGAGATGGAGGCTAATGGGATGAGGAAAAATCTTGATGTGACGCAGCTTTTTCTTGCACACAA GAACCTTGAAACAGTTTGTAGTTTTGGAAgcttcaagcatctgaatgaaTTGTGGTTGAATGGCAACAGACTTCGACATGTTACCTGTTTGAAAGACAACCTCAGAATTTCTCATCTCTTCCTACAG gATAATGAGTTAGTGAGCATTAGTGGgacaattggtcatctaagctGTCTCCAGGTTCTGATGCTTCATAACAACCAGCTCTCTAAACTAGAAGAGACTGTTAATGAAATGAAGAAGATGCAAGCTCTACACACACTAA ATTTATACCACAATCCTGTTGCCCAAGAGTATGACTATCGTCTGTTTGTTATCTTCAATATTCCAACACTCAAGTTGCTTGACAGAGAAG AGGTTCATGGATGCGAGACTAGTGAAGCTGAACGCCACTTTAAACCTGATAAGAAACAAGCAAAAGATAGTGTAGCATTTGGAAGAAGAAGGTCTAAGTCTGCAGTCACAGATGCAGTAGGGTCCATGAATGCTTCAAAAGCCAAAATCCACACCACACTGGCAGGAGATTCTATCACTCAAAGCGACATTGAAAA TTCTCAACAGCTATCGGATATTAAAGGTGGAAGAAGGAGGTCAGCTatgcagtattctcactttgacTGGTCCAAAGTTCCGCTGGCGCAAGAAAGaaggacaaacaaaacatttgacaCTTCATCAAAGGCACAAATTGTCACGGTACGATTTAGATGA